A single Lysinibacter sp. HNR DNA region contains:
- a CDS encoding 2OG-Fe(II) oxygenase, which produces MSSQKSIPPTDPWRERVEAANWTAITKEVNEYGGALLPQLLSTEETVEFRELYNSDELFRSTINMGRHRFGEGQYRYFNTPYPKPIEQLKQALYPRLLPIARDWWGKLGRETLWPNMLDEWLEMCHEAGQARSSAILLKYGKKDWNALHRDLYGDLVFPLQVVINLNEPGIDHTGGEFLLVEQRPRAQSRGTATLLPHGHGFVFTTRDRPVESKRGWSAAPVRHGVSAIRSGERHTLALVFHDAA; this is translated from the coding sequence ATGAGTTCCCAGAAGAGTATCCCGCCGACCGACCCGTGGCGTGAGCGTGTCGAAGCGGCCAATTGGACGGCCATCACCAAAGAGGTGAACGAGTACGGCGGGGCACTGCTCCCGCAGCTTCTCAGCACGGAAGAGACCGTCGAGTTCCGCGAACTCTACAACAGCGACGAATTGTTCCGCAGCACGATCAATATGGGTAGGCACCGCTTTGGTGAGGGGCAATATCGATATTTCAACACACCGTATCCGAAGCCGATCGAGCAGCTGAAACAGGCTCTCTACCCGAGGCTGCTACCGATCGCCCGAGACTGGTGGGGAAAACTCGGTCGTGAGACGCTATGGCCAAACATGCTAGATGAGTGGCTGGAGATGTGTCACGAGGCCGGTCAGGCCAGGTCGTCGGCGATTCTGCTCAAGTATGGCAAGAAGGACTGGAACGCACTGCATCGTGACCTCTACGGCGATCTCGTTTTCCCGTTGCAGGTTGTCATTAACCTCAACGAACCCGGAATCGACCACACCGGCGGCGAATTCCTGCTGGTGGAGCAGAGGCCCCGTGCCCAGTCCCGCGGCACCGCAACCCTCCTACCGCACGGGCACGGCTTCGTCTTCACAACCCGAGACCGACCCGTGGAATCAAAGCGTGGTTGGTCGGCCGCACCGGTTCGGCACGGTGTCTCCGCGATTCGCTCCGGCGAACGTCACACACTCGCGCTCGTATTCCACGATGCAGCATGA
- a CDS encoding alpha-ketoglutarate-dependent dioxygenase AlkB, with translation MISEIEHREPGSPGPGALHVPDWLTLEQQEWIVGQFHAWASGPVPIRAAKVRGNEMTVRTVCLGWHWQPYRYTREATDVNGARVLPFPNWLVRLGRKALREAGYPESDVAAYTPDTALANFYNDSARMGMHQDKDERSSAPIVSLSIGNTCTFRFGNTKNRNRPYTDLHLRSGDLFVFGGASRLAYHGVTRVHPHTAPGGCGLDTGRINITMRVTGLNSP, from the coding sequence ATGATCTCGGAGATAGAGCACAGAGAACCCGGCTCGCCCGGCCCGGGTGCGCTGCATGTGCCGGACTGGCTTACTCTCGAACAACAGGAGTGGATCGTCGGTCAATTCCACGCGTGGGCATCGGGTCCCGTACCAATTCGCGCGGCCAAAGTGCGTGGGAACGAGATGACGGTGCGCACCGTCTGTCTTGGCTGGCACTGGCAACCCTACAGGTACACACGAGAGGCAACCGACGTGAACGGGGCGCGCGTACTGCCTTTTCCCAATTGGTTGGTACGGCTCGGCCGCAAAGCGCTACGCGAAGCCGGTTATCCCGAGTCGGATGTTGCGGCGTACACCCCGGACACGGCACTCGCAAACTTCTACAACGATAGCGCCCGCATGGGTATGCACCAGGATAAAGACGAACGCTCATCCGCGCCAATCGTCTCGCTCTCCATCGGTAATACCTGCACCTTTCGCTTCGGCAACACCAAAAACCGTAACCGGCCCTACACCGATCTACACCTTCGCTCGGGCGACCTCTTCGTTTTTGGCGGCGCCTCCCGTCTCGCCTACCACGGGGTTACCCGTGTGCATCCGCACACCGCACCCGGCGGATGTGGACTCGACACGGGACGTATTAACATCACAATGCGCGTGACCGGACTCAACTCACCCTGA
- a CDS encoding tetratricopeptide repeat protein: MAEHNLPAALSVWETRIAQFWKTADAAEGDALLTKMGSLRAQQPSHSPNVTYEMASVHDFIGSETAAIPLYREALANGLTEPRRSQAIIQLASSLRLCGHLNEAIDVLHTQNVDKDVVGEAAAAFLALTLWESGNQEEALRVSLAALAQGLPLYRNAVTRYAREL; the protein is encoded by the coding sequence ATGGCAGAGCACAACCTTCCGGCAGCACTCTCAGTCTGGGAAACACGCATTGCACAGTTTTGGAAAACAGCCGATGCCGCCGAAGGAGATGCGCTCCTCACAAAAATGGGTTCCCTGCGTGCGCAGCAACCATCACACAGCCCAAATGTCACCTACGAGATGGCTTCTGTCCACGACTTTATTGGCAGCGAAACAGCCGCTATCCCCCTCTATCGTGAAGCTCTCGCAAACGGTCTCACCGAACCCCGAAGATCTCAGGCCATCATTCAACTGGCAAGCTCCTTACGACTGTGCGGCCACCTCAACGAAGCAATTGATGTTCTTCATACTCAAAACGTTGATAAAGATGTTGTCGGAGAGGCAGCAGCGGCCTTCCTCGCGCTCACACTGTGGGAGTCTGGAAACCAGGAAGAAGCCCTGCGGGTTTCCCTTGCCGCTCTCGCCCAGGGCCTCCCCCTCTACCGGAACGCCGTCACGCGCTATGCCCGGGAGTTATGA
- a CDS encoding RNA polymerase sigma factor: MKKPFETIVELHGITVLRVCRSLLDIHDADDAWSETFLAAIRAYPKLPETANVEAWLVTIARRKAIDIHRAAKRNPLPVEELPEAPTALGIPGIKDTELWETVGHLPEKQRQAITFRYVIGMPYAEIAAILGGTVEAARRASADGLKNLRKTYPGSVQEEQDHE, translated from the coding sequence ATGAAAAAACCGTTTGAAACCATCGTGGAACTTCACGGCATCACCGTCCTGCGGGTATGTCGTTCACTCCTCGACATCCATGACGCGGATGACGCATGGTCAGAGACCTTCCTCGCGGCGATACGCGCCTACCCAAAGCTTCCGGAGACAGCAAATGTCGAGGCGTGGCTTGTAACGATTGCTCGACGCAAAGCCATTGACATTCATCGAGCCGCCAAGCGGAACCCGTTACCCGTGGAAGAGCTCCCCGAAGCCCCGACCGCGCTGGGCATTCCCGGCATCAAAGATACAGAGCTGTGGGAAACCGTTGGTCACCTGCCCGAGAAACAGCGACAGGCGATCACCTTTCGATATGTGATCGGGATGCCCTACGCAGAGATTGCAGCGATACTCGGTGGAACCGTCGAAGCTGCGCGAAGAGCCTCCGCGGACGGGCTTAAAAACCTCAGAAAAACCTATCCGGGCAGCGTACAGGAGGAACAAGATCATGAGTGA
- a CDS encoding methylated-DNA--[protein]-cysteine S-methyltransferase — translation MSDIREPISTEKLASLRQRLEAAAQSEGLIDVAYRVIDSPLGKLLLASTHRGLVRVAFTNEDHDAVLTSLATKLSPRILRAPKRLDIAARELDEYFEHHRHTFDLDLDLSLSKGFRQLVQQRLPDIAYGQTRSYREIAELVGNPKAVRAVGTACATNPLPIVIPCHRVLRSDGSLGGYIGGLPAKTALLNLEAAA, via the coding sequence ATGAGTGATATCCGTGAGCCCATCAGCACAGAAAAGCTAGCGTCCCTCCGCCAAAGGCTCGAAGCCGCCGCACAATCCGAGGGCCTCATCGATGTTGCCTATCGTGTGATCGATAGCCCGCTCGGAAAGCTACTTTTAGCCTCAACTCACCGGGGGCTCGTTCGAGTTGCGTTCACAAACGAGGATCATGACGCGGTGCTTACATCCCTCGCCACAAAACTCAGCCCGCGCATCCTGCGCGCACCAAAACGGCTCGACATTGCCGCCCGCGAATTGGATGAGTATTTCGAGCACCACCGACACACCTTCGATCTTGACCTTGATCTATCACTGTCAAAAGGTTTTCGCCAGCTCGTGCAGCAGCGCCTACCCGATATTGCTTACGGGCAAACGCGCAGCTACAGGGAGATTGCCGAGCTGGTCGGTAATCCAAAGGCGGTTCGTGCCGTCGGCACGGCCTGCGCTACCAACCCCCTCCCAATTGTTATTCCGTGCCACCGTGTGCTCCGCAGCGATGGATCTCTTGGCGGCTATATCGGCGGTCTTCCAGCCAAAACCGCCCTGCTCAATTTGGAGGCGGCAGCATGA